One part of the Treponema peruense genome encodes these proteins:
- the ileS gene encoding isoleucine--tRNA ligase, whose protein sequence is MYKSVDPKADFPRQEEEVLKFWEKNDVFKKSLSQREGADEFVFYDGPPFATGLPHFGHFIPSTIKDIIPRYQTMKGKYVSRRFGWDCHGLPVENLIEKELGINSKHEIEAYGVANFNDKCRASVLKYTSEWRKTITRMGRWVDFDNDYKTMNPDFMESIWWVAKSLWDKGMIYEGKYILPYCPRCATVLSTHELAQGYKEKQDPAITIRFKITSVPDTFEDKSLAAGNCYFLAWTTTPWTLPSNLGLCMGPDIDYVKIQDKDSGDFYILAESRLSSYYKSEDSYTVIYRRKGCDFVGICYEPLFPYFANLSDPAECTKISGQKCEKGAFRMFNAAYVSTEDGTGIVHIAPAFGEDDSKVFKGSGVPAVEPMDAECKFTKEVSDYVGRFVKDCDKEIMDRLKKEGKLVKRDTVLHQYPHCWRCGSPLIYRGIGSWFVKVADEHERLLRANSQIKWQPAHIKEGRFGKWLAGARDWAISRNRYWGNPIPIWKCSDCGDTLCVGSRQELKDLSGVYLDDLHKQFADKVTIPCKKCGGTMHRIPEVFDCWFESGSMPYAQQHYPFENKEYFEKHFPADFISEGLDQTRGWFYTLTVLASNLFDKPAFKNCIVNGIVLASDGRKMSKSLRNFTDPNEAIGKFGADAIRLFLMHSAVVKADEIRYSDEGVRDVIKSIILPLWNSYSFFVQYANIDGVECTGHEFDEKLPANPLDRWLLSVAQKMVSDVTAALDDYDLSSAIDPMLSFIDQINNWYIRRNRRRFWKSGNDSDKLEAYGALYSALKTFTLVAAPFIPFLSEEMWQNLKTSDDKESVHLMDYPVYNSRFRDETLEFQMATVQKAVSMGRSLRNQFNIKNRQPLASVALVTRNADEKKVLSDMKDTIVEELNVKEVVFHEREDELVEYKAKANFRVLGKQLGPKMKAAAAEIVKISTEMIEQILDGKTVTIKVDGEDVVLDSENVLVDRIEKEDLKIVNDGTLTVGLETKITDDLKNEGFARDLVRGVQNLRKESGFSVTDRIILTVGGDASLKNAFDMFKDFISGETLASSIEWNSDIAGGTVVDADESKWKVLVKKA, encoded by the coding sequence ATGTATAAGAGCGTAGATCCAAAGGCAGATTTTCCCCGTCAGGAAGAGGAAGTTTTAAAGTTTTGGGAAAAAAATGATGTTTTCAAAAAGTCACTTTCCCAGCGTGAAGGAGCTGACGAATTCGTATTTTATGATGGTCCTCCTTTTGCTACAGGCCTCCCGCACTTCGGACATTTTATTCCGTCTACAATTAAAGACATAATTCCGCGCTACCAGACAATGAAGGGTAAGTACGTTTCGCGCCGTTTCGGCTGGGACTGCCACGGTCTTCCGGTAGAAAACCTTATAGAAAAGGAACTGGGCATTAACTCCAAGCACGAAATTGAAGCTTATGGAGTTGCAAATTTCAACGACAAATGCCGCGCTTCAGTTTTGAAATACACTTCGGAATGGCGCAAGACAATAACACGCATGGGCCGCTGGGTAGACTTTGACAATGACTACAAGACAATGAACCCCGACTTTATGGAATCAATCTGGTGGGTAGCCAAATCTTTGTGGGACAAGGGAATGATTTACGAAGGAAAGTATATTCTTCCGTACTGCCCCAGATGTGCCACTGTTCTTTCCACTCACGAACTTGCACAGGGATACAAAGAAAAGCAGGATCCGGCCATTACAATAAGATTTAAAATCACTTCGGTTCCTGACACTTTTGAAGACAAATCGCTTGCCGCAGGTAACTGTTACTTCTTGGCATGGACTACAACACCGTGGACTCTTCCGTCAAACCTTGGTCTTTGTATGGGTCCTGATATCGATTATGTAAAAATCCAGGACAAAGACAGCGGTGATTTCTATATTCTCGCGGAATCAAGACTTTCTTCCTATTATAAGAGCGAAGATTCCTATACAGTTATCTACCGCCGCAAGGGATGTGACTTTGTGGGAATCTGCTACGAGCCGCTTTTCCCTTACTTTGCAAATCTTTCAGACCCTGCAGAATGTACAAAAATTTCAGGACAGAAGTGCGAAAAGGGTGCATTCAGAATGTTCAATGCCGCTTATGTTTCTACAGAAGACGGAACCGGTATTGTTCACATAGCACCGGCCTTTGGTGAAGATGACAGCAAGGTATTCAAAGGAAGCGGTGTTCCTGCAGTTGAACCCATGGACGCAGAATGCAAGTTTACAAAAGAAGTGTCTGACTATGTCGGCCGTTTTGTAAAGGACTGCGATAAAGAAATAATGGACCGCCTCAAGAAAGAGGGCAAACTCGTAAAGCGTGACACTGTACTTCACCAGTACCCGCACTGCTGGAGATGCGGTTCCCCTCTTATCTACCGCGGAATCGGATCCTGGTTCGTTAAGGTTGCAGATGAGCACGAGCGTCTTCTGCGCGCCAATTCACAGATCAAGTGGCAGCCGGCCCATATAAAGGAAGGTCGTTTTGGTAAATGGCTTGCCGGCGCACGTGACTGGGCAATAAGCCGCAACCGCTACTGGGGAAACCCTATTCCAATTTGGAAGTGTTCTGACTGCGGTGACACTTTGTGTGTAGGTTCAAGACAGGAACTCAAGGATTTGAGCGGTGTCTATCTGGACGACCTTCACAAGCAGTTTGCAGACAAAGTAACTATTCCCTGCAAAAAGTGCGGCGGAACAATGCACCGTATTCCAGAAGTTTTTGACTGCTGGTTTGAGTCAGGCTCTATGCCTTATGCACAGCAGCATTATCCTTTCGAAAACAAAGAATATTTCGAAAAGCACTTCCCGGCAGACTTTATAAGCGAAGGACTTGACCAGACACGCGGCTGGTTCTATACACTCACGGTTCTTGCATCAAATCTTTTTGATAAGCCCGCCTTTAAGAACTGTATCGTTAACGGTATTGTTCTTGCCAGTGACGGCCGCAAGATGTCAAAGAGCCTGCGCAACTTTACCGATCCCAACGAAGCAATCGGCAAGTTCGGTGCAGATGCTATCCGTCTTTTCCTCATGCATTCAGCAGTTGTAAAGGCAGATGAAATCCGCTATTCAGACGAAGGTGTACGCGATGTTATAAAAAGCATAATTCTTCCTCTCTGGAACAGCTACAGTTTCTTTGTGCAGTATGCCAACATTGACGGCGTTGAATGCACAGGCCATGAATTTGACGAGAAACTTCCTGCAAATCCGCTTGACCGCTGGCTGCTTTCTGTTGCCCAGAAGATGGTTTCTGACGTTACAGCGGCTCTCGATGACTACGACCTCAGTTCTGCAATTGACCCGATGCTTTCGTTTATTGACCAGATCAACAACTGGTACATCAGGCGCAACCGCCGCCGTTTCTGGAAGTCAGGCAATGACAGTGACAAACTCGAAGCTTACGGAGCACTTTATTCTGCCCTCAAGACATTTACACTTGTTGCAGCTCCGTTTATTCCGTTCCTTTCAGAAGAAATGTGGCAGAATCTCAAAACTTCAGATGATAAAGAGTCCGTTCATCTCATGGATTATCCTGTTTACAACAGCCGCTTCCGTGACGAAACGCTTGAGTTCCAGATGGCGACAGTTCAGAAAGCCGTATCAATGGGACGCAGCCTGCGCAACCAGTTCAACATAAAGAACCGCCAGCCGCTTGCAAGTGTTGCCCTTGTTACAAGAAATGCCGACGAAAAGAAAGTGCTTTCCGACATGAAGGACACAATCGTCGAAGAACTTAACGTTAAGGAAGTTGTATTCCATGAGCGTGAAGACGAACTTGTTGAATACAAGGCAAAGGCAAACTTCCGCGTACTGGGAAAACAGCTCGGACCAAAGATGAAAGCCGCCGCTGCAGAGATTGTAAAGATTTCTACAGAAATGATTGAACAGATTCTTGACGGCAAGACTGTAACAATCAAAGTTGACGGTGAAGACGTTGTTCTTGATTCAGAAAATGTTCTTGTAGACAGAATAGAAAAAGAGGATCTCAAGATTGTCAACGACGGAACTCTTACTGTTGGTCTTGAAACAAAGATAACCGATGACCTCAAAAATGAAGGTTTTGCCCGTGACCTTGTCCGCGGTGTACAGAATCTCAGAAAGGAAAGCGGCTTCTCTGTAACAGACAGAATTATTCTTACTGTAGGCGGAGACGCTTCGCTTAAAAACGCCTTTGACATGTTCAAAGATTTTATTTCAGGCGAGACACTTGCGTCTTCAATTGAATGGAATTCAGACATTGCAGGCGGTACAGTCGTAGATGCAGATGAATCCAAGTGGAAGGTTCTTGTAAAGAAGGCATAA